One part of the Eulemur rufifrons isolate Redbay chromosome 16, OSU_ERuf_1, whole genome shotgun sequence genome encodes these proteins:
- the GPR84 gene encoding G-protein coupled receptor 84, with product MWNTSDTNFSCYHESVLGYRYVAVSWGVVVAVTGTVGNVLTLLALAIQPKLRTRFNLLIANLTVADLLYCTLLQPFSVDTYLHLHWRTGATFCRAFGLLLFASNSVSILTLCLIALGRYLLIAHPKLFPQVFSAKGIVLALVGTWVVGVASFAPLWPIYILVPVVCTCSFDRIRGRPYTTILMGIYFVLGLSSVGIFYCLIHRQVKRAAQALDQYKLQQASIRSNHVAGTDQATPGRFQELDSRIASGGPSEGTSSEPVSAATTQTLEGDSSEVGDQSNSKVAKQMAEKSPPEASAKARPTKGARRGQESSSEFGKVTRMCFAVFLCFALSYIPFLLLNILDARVEAPRVVHMLAANLTWLNGCINPVLYAAMNRQFRQAYGSLIKRGPQSFRRLR from the coding sequence ATGTGGAACACCTCCGACACCAACTTCTCCTGCTACCATGAGTCTGTGCTAGGCTATCGTTATGTTGCAGTTAGCTGGGGTGTGGTGGTGGCTGTGACGGGCACCGTGGGCAATGTGCTCACCCTACTGGCCTTGGCCATCCAGCCCAAGCTCCGTACCCGATTCAACCTGCTCATTGCCAACCTCACAGTGGCTGATCTGCTCTACTGCACCCTTCTCCAGCCCTTCTCTGTGGACACCTATCTCCACCTGCACTGGCGCACTGGTGCCACCTTCTGCAGGGCATTTGGACTCCTCCTTTTTGCTTCCAATTCTGTCTCCATCCTCACCCTCTGCCTCATTGCACTGGGACGCTACCTCCTTATTGCCCACCCTAAGCTCTTTCCCCAAGTTTTCAGTGCAAAGGGCATAGTGCTGGCACTGGTGGGCACCTGGGTTGTGGGTGTGGCCAGCTTTGCCCCCCTCTGGCCTATCTATATCTTGGTACCTGTAGTCTGCACCTGCAGCTTTGACCGCATCCGAGGCCGGCCTTACACCACCATCCTCATGGGCATCTACTTTGTGCTTGGGCTCAGCAGTGTTGGCATCTTCTATTGCCTCATCCACCGCCAGGTGAAACGAGCAGCACAGGCGCTGGACCAATACAAGCTGCAACAGGCAAGCATCCGCTCCAACCATGTGGCTGGGACAGATCAGGCCACGCCTGGTCGTTTCCAGGAGTTGGACAGCAGGATAGCATCAGGAGGGCCCAGTGAGGGGACTTCATCTGAGCCAGTCAGTGCTGCCACCACCCAGACCCTGGAGGGGGACTCATCAGAAGTGGGAGACCAGAGCAACAGCAAAGTAGCTAAGCAGATGGCAGAGAAAAGCCCTCCAGAAGCATCTGCCAAAGCCCGGCCCACTAAAGGAGCCCGAAGAGGTCAAGAATCTTCATCAGAGTTTGGGAAGGTTACTCGGATGTGTTTTGCTGTGTTCCTCTGCTTTGCCCTGAGTTACATCCCCTTCTTGCTACTCAACATCCTGGATGCCAGAGTCGAGGCTCCCCGGGTTGTCCACATGCTTGCTGCCAACCTCACCTGGCTCAATGGATGCATCAACCCTGTGCTCTATGCAGCCATGAACCGCCAATTCCGCCAAGCATATGGCTCCCTCATAAAACGAGGGCCCCAGAGTTTCCGTAGGCTTCGTTAG
- the ZNF385A gene encoding zinc finger protein 385A isoform X2 gives MQPPLDLKQILPFPLEPAPTLGLFSNYNTMDPVQKAVLSHTFGGPLLKTKRPIISCNVCQIRFNSQSQAEAHYKGNRHARRVKGIEAAKTRGREPSVREPGDPAPPGSTPPNGDGVAPRPVSMENGLGPAPGSPEKQPGSPSPPSVPETGQGVIKAEGGTPAPASLPGGSKEEEEKAKRLLYCALCKVAVNSLSQLEAHNKGTKHKTILEARSGLGPIKAYPRLGPPTPGEPEAPAQDRTFHCEICNVKVNSEVQLKQHISSRRHRDGVAGKPNPLLSRHKKSRGAGELAGTLTFSKELPKSLAGGLLPSPLAVAAVMAAAAGSPLSLRPAPAAPLLQGPPITHPLLHPAPGPIRTAHGPILFSPY, from the exons ATGGACCCTGTACAGAAGGCTGTGCTCTCCCACACTTTTGGGGGACCCTTGCTCAAGACCAAGCGGCCCATCATTTCCTGTAATGTCTGTCAGATCCGCTTCAATTCTCAG AGCCAGGCCGAGGCGCACTACAAGGGTAATCGTCATGCCCGGCGAGTCAAAGGCATCGAGGCCGCCAAGACGCGAGGCAGAGAGCCTAGTGTCCGGGAACCTGGAGACCCAGCTCCCCCAGGCAGCACCCCCCCAAATGGGGATGGCGTAGCACCCCGTCCAG TTTCCATGGAGAATGGACTGGGTCCAGCCCCAGGATCCCCAGAGAAACAGCCTGgctccccatcccctcccagtGTTCCGGAGACTGGTCAGGGTGTAATCAAGGCTGAAGGGGGAACTCCAGCCCCAGCATCCTTGCCTGGGGGTagcaaggaagaggaggagaaagccaAGAGGCTGCTCTACTGTGCTCTGTGCAAGGTGGCTGTGAACTCCTTGTCCCAGCTTGAGGCACATAACAAAG GTACTAAGCACAAGACAATTCTGGAGGCCCGAAGTGGGCTGGGACCCATCAAAGCTTACCCTCGGCTGGGGCCTCCCACCCCTGGGGAACCAGAGGCTCCTGCCCAGGACCGAACTTTCCACTGTGAGATCTGCAATGTCAAGGTCAACTCGGAGGTCCAACTGAAACAG CACATCTCCAGCCGGCGGCACCGAGACGGCGTGGCCGGGAAACCCAACCCACTACTAAGCCGTCACAAGAAGTCTAGGGGCGCCGGGGAGCTGGCG GGCACGCTGACTTTCTCCAAGGAACTGCCCAAGTCCCTGGCGGGTggcctgctccccagccccctggCGGTGGCTGCGGTGATGGCAGCGGCTGCAGGCTCCCCGCTGTCCTTGCGCCCAGCTCCAGCCGCACCTCTTCTCCAGGGACCGCCGATCACCCACCCCCTGCTCCACCCGGCCCCCGGACCCATCCGAACTGCGCACGgacccatcctcttctccccctaCTGA